AGTGCACTACTGCCCGCATCGGTGACGCCTGGCAGAAGCGGGATAGGAAACAAACCAAACATCGATTGTGAAACCACCAACCCCGACACGATCCATCCGATGGTGCCCCACAGCCGAACCTTGGGAAAATCGTTTTCGATCGAGTCCAGGTTTTGAAAGGAGATGGCATTCACTAGAGCCATGGTTGGCATGTAGCACAGAAAGAATGCCATCATCACCCAGTAAAACTGGACTGGCGACTCCGTGATCGTGCTGCACCACCACAACATCCCCGCTCCAATCAATTGCAACACGCCATTGATCCGTTCCTTGTTAAACAATCGGTCCGCAATAAACCCAACGATCAAAGGGGCAAAAACCGCAGCCCACGTTTGAGTCGAATAGACACCACCAATGATCGTATTCAAATCATCCGAACCGCGGAAAATGACGCCTAAGTAGCTCCCCAATGGAACAAAAAACGCTCCCCAAACAAAGAATTGGAGGAACATCATGATCGATAGTCGGATTTTGATTGGCGTCATCTAATTTCGAGGCTTTGCTTGCGATTGTGAAGAGGTCAAAAGTGGAAACAGCTCCGCCAGTATATCATTTGACGGATGGCCATGCCCGCGATGTTGCACAAACGCTTCCGCCGCGTGGACGCCATACTGCTGGCCGCGTTGCGTACAGTAATGCCGCATCGCTGACAAGTAATCGTCGATTCCGTTATGAGCCTTCAGCCATTCTCGTTGGCTCTTGTGACACGCCAACATCTCGGTCTTTTGATCGAGTTGTTCACTGATATCAACGATCGTGGTCGGAATGATCGGTTGTCCCATGCGGTCCTTGCCACCATGACCGTCGCTGTAATACAGGTAGGGAACGGTCGAGCCATCGGTAAGTGGTCGCTCTGATGCGTTGGGGGCTGCGTAGACAAACGAGGCCGCGCGGCCCAATTGGCTAGTGATTTCGTGATCGGCATGATAATCCGACATCGGCATGGTGATAACGAGCGTTGGAGCGACATCACGAAACAAGTCGATCGTCTTTTGCAGAGCAACGCGGTCATAGACGAGGCGTCCGTCAGGCTCGCGAAGACAATGAAACCGTGCATTTGCCAGTTTCGCCGCCGCCACCCCCTCGGCGATTCTGATTTCAGCTACCTCGGACGGACTGCCCGTCAGCGCTCCACAATCGCCAGCGGAAACGGTTGCGATGTGGATCTCCCAGCCCAATTCAGCCAATCGAATCAGCGTGCCGACACAGCCGATCTCGGCATCATCGGGATGCGCCAAAAGGGCCAACGCCACTTTGCGGCTCGGCAAGTCGTTTGAAGTTGGCAAAGGGGACTCCTCAATAAGTAGCAGCGTCTCTCCGAGACGCTGAACCGGACAACAAAGTAGCAGCGTCTCTCCGAGACGCTGAACCGAGCAACAAAGTAGCAGCGTCTCTCCGAGACGCTGAAGTCGCACAAAGTCACGATTCGTCACGATGCGTACGCCCAACGGACGCTAGCTATTTTCACCTCCCTAGAAAAATCGTCCTCTCTTTCGTTGGCCGCTTCTGATACAATGTATGCGCCACGCATTACCGCAAAGGACGATCAGGCAAAGAAAGGCGTCTTTTGCTGCGTTGCTTATCGTATTCATCATCATTTCTGCCGCCTTTCAAGTTTGATTGACAATGAAGCCATCGTTTGAAAAGTTGATCAATTCAACGGGGGAATCCTTTCGCTGTTTCGACCGTTCGGTACTCGACTCGCCGGTCAAATGGCACCGCCATCCTGAAATGGAGCTCACCTACATTCCGAGGGGGACGGGCTCGCGAATTGTTGGCGATTCGATTAGCAGTTACAGCGATCACGATCTCGTATTGATTGGTTCGCAGCTTCCTCACACCTGGTCGTCCGACGAATTCCGCGACCAACGGTACGATCGGCATCAAGCGTATGTGCTGCAATTCCATCCGGAATTTCTTGGCTGCGATTTTTTCCAATGTGGCGAGATGGCAGAGATCGCTGAGATGTTCCATCGTGCCCGTCGCGGATTGTTTTTCCCCGCTGACGTTGCCATTCCCATCGGTCTGCGACTCAAAGGTCTGATCGAAACCGAAGGAGCAAGCCGACTGATCGGGATGCTTGAGATTCTAAATCTTTTATCCCAGTATTCGGATGCAACGGAACTGGCGAGCGAATTGTATCGAGTCTCTCCTTCGGCCAACGCAAATCGAGAATCGGAAACCCGGATCCAGATCGTTTGTGATTACATCGTCAATCATCTTTCCGACCCCGAATTGACACATCGCGACTTGGCAGAACTTGTTGACATGAATCCCTCGGCATTCAGTCGTTTTTTCAAGCAATCGACGGGCCGAACCCTGTCCGCCTACATCGGCGAATTGCGAATCGGTTTGGCATGTCGATTGTTAGCCGATACCGACGGATCGATTCTGGCGGTGTGTTACCAATCGGGGTTCGCCAACCTTTCGAATTTCAATCGCCGGTTCCGTCAACTGCGAAACATGACCCCGCGCGACTACCGAACTCGATTCCGAGTCTCGGTGTAGTTGCGGTATAAACGGGGACGATCGTCGGGATGTCCGCTCAGCTTCGAATCATCCTGCGTATCCAATTCATGGGGCGTATCCAATTCATGGGGCGTAACCAATTCATGGGGCGTATCAGGCGGCGATCAACCGCGTGGTCGTCTTCATCGATCGAGGCGGTTGGCCGAATGGCGTCATCGTCAAACATCTGTCGGGCCGCGAATGGACGCACTGCGAATTGTTGGAGCTCGTCGACATAAACCCTTCAGCCGATTCTTTAGGCAAGACTGCTAACGATTACCGATGAATTCGGTCATGACGATCGCAGCGATTGGCGCTAGTGTGAACTCAAATTTCTGAAATCTATGGCGTCAGATCGGCAGCGAATGGGTCATCCATCACGTAGTCCGACCTAGAGTTTTTCGAAAAGTGGCGTTTCTCAGGTGCATTGCAAGTGTTTTGCGATGGACAAATGATCTACGGCAAAGGGGCACTTCATGAGATTAATGACAACACCATCGTTAGCGGTGGTGAATCGCGATGAGCTGATCAATCGGATGATGGGCAGTATTCCCATGGCGGAACGGCTGTTGAAACGATTTGTCGAAACAGCGAGCCAGGATATTGAGCTCTTGGAATCAACCGTCCGGCTGGGGGATCAACAAGCGATCGCCTCGCTAGCACACCGCCATAAGGGTACCGCTAGAACGATTGCCGCGCCGCGAGTGGCGGAGTGTGCCGCTAAACTTGAAGCGTGTACTTCGACCAATTCCACTGCCGATCTTTTAGGGATCCTCGATGAACTTCGCAAGTTTCACAACGAAGTACGCCTCGTTCAGCAAGCCGGACTGGTGAACCCAACGCAAGACGTAACTATTTCCCCAGACGTGGAAGCATCACTGTGAAAAAAGAACCCAGCCCCGTTCCAATTTTGGTTGTCGATGACGATCCGATCGCTGCGGAGACACTCTGTTACGCGTTATCCCAGTTCGGCTATTCATCGGTTATCGCGCTCAATGGAATGGAGGCACTCGAACACATTCGCACAGGAAACTATCGAATCGTGATTTCGGATGTCGAGATGCCGGAGATGAACGGGATCGATTTGTGCCGAGAAATCCGCAGACGCGGATCGTGCGGCTACACCTACGTGATTTTGCTTACCGGTCGCAGCGATACCGCTAGCGTTGTTGCAGGACTTGATGCTGGCGCGGATGACTACATCGCCAAGCCGTTTTCGCCACGCGAAATGCAAATGCGGATTCGGGCGGGAGAACGGATATTGCTACTCGAAAGTCGCGATCTAATGATCTTTGCACTGGCAAAGTTGGCCGACAGTCGTGACCATGATACCGGAAGCCATCTCGATCGAATCCGAGAGTTCAGTCGCCTGCTGACGCTGGAGCTTTCGACATGGCCTGAGTATCAAGCCCTCATCGATGGAATCTACATTCAATCAATCTATGAGACGAGTCCGCTGCATGACATCGGAAAAGTTGGCATCCCTGATCGAATCCTGCTGAAACCCGGTAAATTGACGGAAGCCGAATTTGCAATCATGACCCAGCATGCCAAGATCGGAGGCGATACGTTGCAAGCGGTTGCCGATGCACACCCGGAAGCGGTCTTTTTGCGGATGGCTCATGAAATTGCCATGACACATCACGAACGTTGGGACGGAACCGGTTATCCAAATGGACTTGCTGGTGAAGAAATTCCGCTATGCGGCCGAATTGTGGCAATCGCCGATGTCTACGATGCCCTTACAAGTCATCGCGTTTACAAGCCAGCATTTGATCATCAAAAGGCCGTCAACATCATCCGCGAAGGAGCCGGTTCGCATTTTGATCCCAATCTCGTTCGAGCTTTCCTCAAACTTGAATCGAAGTTCCAAGAAGTGAAGGCA
Above is a window of Novipirellula aureliae DNA encoding:
- a CDS encoding PIG-L deacetylase family protein; the protein is MAHPDDAEIGCVGTLIRLAELGWEIHIATVSAGDCGALTGSPSEVAEIRIAEGVAAAKLANARFHCLREPDGRLVYDRVALQKTIDLFRDVAPTLVITMPMSDYHADHEITSQLGRAASFVYAAPNASERPLTDGSTVPYLYYSDGHGGKDRMGQPIIPTTIVDISEQLDQKTEMLACHKSQREWLKAHNGIDDYLSAMRHYCTQRGQQYGVHAAEAFVQHRGHGHPSNDILAELFPLLTSSQSQAKPRN
- a CDS encoding AraC family transcriptional regulator, which codes for MKPSFEKLINSTGESFRCFDRSVLDSPVKWHRHPEMELTYIPRGTGSRIVGDSISSYSDHDLVLIGSQLPHTWSSDEFRDQRYDRHQAYVLQFHPEFLGCDFFQCGEMAEIAEMFHRARRGLFFPADVAIPIGLRLKGLIETEGASRLIGMLEILNLLSQYSDATELASELYRVSPSANANRESETRIQIVCDYIVNHLSDPELTHRDLAELVDMNPSAFSRFFKQSTGRTLSAYIGELRIGLACRLLADTDGSILAVCYQSGFANLSNFNRRFRQLRNMTPRDYRTRFRVSV
- a CDS encoding Hpt domain-containing protein, with translation MRLMTTPSLAVVNRDELINRMMGSIPMAERLLKRFVETASQDIELLESTVRLGDQQAIASLAHRHKGTARTIAAPRVAECAAKLEACTSTNSTADLLGILDELRKFHNEVRLVQQAGLVNPTQDVTISPDVEASL
- a CDS encoding HD domain-containing phosphohydrolase, which translates into the protein MKKEPSPVPILVVDDDPIAAETLCYALSQFGYSSVIALNGMEALEHIRTGNYRIVISDVEMPEMNGIDLCREIRRRGSCGYTYVILLTGRSDTASVVAGLDAGADDYIAKPFSPREMQMRIRAGERILLLESRDLMIFALAKLADSRDHDTGSHLDRIREFSRLLTLELSTWPEYQALIDGIYIQSIYETSPLHDIGKVGIPDRILLKPGKLTEAEFAIMTQHAKIGGDTLQAVADAHPEAVFLRMAHEIAMTHHERWDGTGYPNGLAGEEIPLCGRIVAIADVYDALTSHRVYKPAFDHQKAVNIIREGAGSHFDPNLVRAFLKLESKFQEVKATMNDAPENEDSEFMPRNRYEHTSVTSLQLSQPV